The nucleotide sequence CTATCCTCTTGGCGGTCAGGTTCAGCAACGGTAAAGAGGCGGTCATAGAGGCGCGCTTCGGCTTCTATTGCGTGGGCTACTGATACCCAATGCAATGTACCTTTTACCTTGCGCATACTCGCTTCGGTACCACTACCGCTACGGCTGTCGGGGTCGTAAGTACAATGTATTTCGGTAATATTTCCTTGAGCGTCTTTCACTACGCTTTCAGCTTTGATGATATAAGCATTCTTCAAACGTACTTCTCCTCCTAATTTTAATCGGAAATACTTTTTATCAGCTTCTTCGCGGAAGTCGTCGCGCTCGATATACAATTCACGGCTAAAAGGCACCTTACGATAGGTCATAGGGGTTACCTCAGGGTTATTTTCGGCATCAAGCCATTCTTCTTGTCCCTCAGGATAATTGGTAATCACCACCTTCACAGGGTCGAGTACTGCCATTACGCGGTTCGCTTTTTTATTGAGATCTTCGCGCACGCAGAATTCTAAAAGAGATACATCGATGAGGTTTTCGCGTTTGGCAATACCAATGGTATCGGCAAATTTACGAATGGCTTCGGGGGTATACCCACGGCGACGTAAGCCTGAGATAGTAGGCATACGGGGGTCGTCCCAGCCTGCAACGTAGTTTTCGGTTACCAACTGCAAGAGTTTTCGCTTACTTACAATAGTATGACTCAAATTCCTCCGTGCAAATTCTCTCTGTTTCGGTCGTACGCTCCCCCTTTGAAGGGGGGTAGGGGGGATGTTACTTCCCTCTCCTTTGGGGAGGGCTGGGGTGGGGATTACCTGGTCTAAAAACCAATCGTACAACTCTCTGTGTGGTAAGAATTCCAACGTACAAAGGGAGTGAGATATTTGTTCGAGATAGTCGCTTTCTCCGTGCGCCCAGTCGTACATAGGGTAAATATGCCATTTGTCGCCTGTGCGGTGGTGAGAAGCGTTCATAATACGGTAGATGATAGGGTCGCGCATTAGCATATTAGGCGATGCCATATCTATCTTGGCGCGGAGTACATAAGTACCATTTTCAAACTCACCATTTTTCATACGCTCGAAAAGGGCGAGGTTTTCCTCAGGAGAGGTATTGCGATAGGGGCTCTCGGTTCCTGCTACCGTTGGCGTACCTTTTTGAGCGGCAATCTCTTCCGATGTTTGTTTATCTACATAGGCTTTCCCTTGTTTGATGAGCATTACCGCCCAGTCGTAAAGCTCTTGAAAATAGTCAGAAGCGTAGCATTCCTTATCCCATTTATAGCCGAGCCACGCTACATCGTGGCGAATTGCATCTACGTATTCTTGTTCTTCCTTAGAAGGGTTGGTATCGTCAAAACGCAAGTTTACAGGGGCGTTGTAGCGCAAGCCCAATCCGAAGTTGAGGCAAATAGAACTCGCGTGACCAAGGTGCAAATAGCCATTCGGTTCTGGAGGGAAGCGAAAGCGTAAGGCGCTGGCGGGAAAGCCTTTCGCAAGGTCTTCCTCAATGATATTTTCTATAAAGTTATTAGAGCGTTGTTCTTTTAATTCTTCTGACATCTTTTTTAATGATTAATGATGAATGGTAGATAGTTAATTCTTGTTTTCAAGGTGCAAAGATACAAATAATTTCTTAATTTACTAATTAACCAATTGCTCTCATTCTTTTGGCAAAAGCAATAGCTTCCACTATATTATCTACTTGTAGTTTTTCGAGGATATTTTGCCTATGGCGGTTTATTGTATGTACACTGATGTTCAATTTTTCGGAGATTTTTTTGCTGAACATTCCTTCATTTGCTAGTAGCAACATCTCTTTTTCGAGAGGCGTAAGTTGTATATCAGTACCAAAGGTCAACTCGAAAAGCACTATCTCGTCAGTAAGATAGTTGATTATCTGGAAACGTATTGGCTAGTTAGCCCACTGCTATGGAGAAGTGTCCATAAAGCCCATAGCCAACCAATTGTTACTTTGCACTGCCAAGAGTTGCATTTAGTAAATCACACGCGTGTACTTTTCCCTATTTAAAACTCTAAACTCGTATACATACTTGTATTGCACTTGCTGTTTAGCGGGCAAGTCTTCTAAAAATCTTCATATCTGAACGTGTATTTACTCAACTGCTCACTTCCCTTGCTTTGTATAGCAACATTTAGAGGTAAATCCGAGTGAGTTTTATCAGTAATAATAAACTCCCCGTGTCGTATGTATCACGCGGGGATTTTATTTTTGTAGCTACGGAAGCTTACTATGGTAATTTTGGACCTTTCCAGCCTCTGGTTACTAAAACATATTGAAAATAATCGGTAGTATATTTACCCTCCTCAGGTGTTATCTTTCCCATAAGGAAACTAATAGGTGATTTAAAACCAACAACATCTTGACAGTGTGCATAAGGAGAATCTTTACTGTTGAGCTTGTAAAGTACAATTGAAGGATTTTCAGAGGCTTCTTTGAAATTTTCTGCATTTGTGAAATAGAAGATAGGCCCATCGCAGTTTGCCCAAGAAATCATCTCGTTAGGGCTCGTTGGCATACCCAAACCTTTTGGAAGATACATTTCTGAATCGAAAGGACGATGCATCACAGAAATCACCGTATAATCTTTCTGTTTTAGAAGAGCAGCAAAACATTTTCTCCCGTTGTATTTTTCCTGATAGATATGTCCGCTACCCAAAGAGCAATAATAGTTTCTTTTTCTATCACTCACACTATCTAACTGCTTGATAGTTAAATCAAAATTACTCATCATAACACTATCGCGATTGTGCTTAAAGGCTTCTTGTTTACCTAAAAGTCCATAAACTCGTATCTTTTGATCCTTTGGTAGTGTTTGATTATAGTTGTAAAGTATCTTCCATTTTTCAAGATACTCCTGTGTTTGGCGCTGCGGGATATTCTCTTTAAGATTGTTGAAGTGTTGTTTCAACAACGTTTCATCAGGAGTGTCAGTATTTAGGTATTGATTCAGAAGTTCAGCATCTTCGGTAAAAAATTCATTAAAATAATCAGTAACTCCAAACTTTTTGTTCAGGTATATCAAGAGTTGAGCGTCAAAAAGTTGTGTCTTGGTAAATCCGTGAATCTCACCAAACATAAACACAGTAGATGTATTAACCTCTGCAAATAATGTTGTATCGGAGATAGTGCATTCTGACGGTAATATTATGCTATTAGCTTTAAGGTAATTTACTTTTTCTTCACTAATATTACCACGTAGGAAGAACCCATAAATAAAGAAATATGCAATAGGCAATACAGTTAAGAGCAAGAAAATAACAAGGATAGTAAGTAGTATTTTTTTTATTACTTTTTTCATAACATAACTATTTAGTTAATAAATATAAACACACAAGAATTTAAGTAAAAAGAATCTCATTTCCTTAAATTCACAACAAAAGTACAAAATTAATTTTAATGAATAGATAATTAATGAGTATTTTTTTGTACAGCAACATTTATAGGTAAGTCCGAGTGAATTTTATTTATTGCTTGATGTGCTATGACCCGTACTACGACCTTATTGCTTCAATGATATTACCTACTTGTAGTTTTTCGAGGATATTTTGGCGGTGGCGGTTTACGGTATGTACGCTGATGTTCAATTTTTCGGAGATTTCTTTACTGAACATTCCCTCTTTGGCAAGGGCGAGTATTTCTCTCTCGCGTGGGGTGAGGAGGGTATTAGTAGCACTTTCGATAGCAAAAGGTACAATCTCATCGGTAAGGCAGTTTTTTATCTGAAAGCGGACAGAAGTGTTTGCCGATTGTTCAGGAGCGAGGTCTATGATGCCCATTCCGAGAAAATTATCGTCTTTAAAGGCTAATATGCGCATTTGGTAAATCATTCGTACATACTTTCCTCTATCCAAGACTCTCATTTCATAGATATATTTGTAAGTTAGCTTTTCTTCCTCGGGGAGCGTGTCCAAAAACTCCCATACTTTTTTATCAATTCGTCTTACCACTTCTAAATCATCGGGATACACCAATTTCTCAATATTGAGTTTATCAGAAGCTTGAATATCTTCGGTTACATATTCGGTTACATAATAGTAACGACCGAATCTATCTAACAGAAAAACAGCAAAACTACCTGCTTCTTCTAAGATTTTTAAGTGTGGAATGTATTCCTGTGCTATTTCCTCTATGCTTTTATCGGTTGTCATCTTCAAAATGGTTATTTTTCAGTATTGTGTAGTTATGCCCGCCGGCGTAATTTTGCGCCAAAGATAATCAAATATTTTTAAAAGATGAAGAATCAAACACGAACCATTAGAAATTTATGTATTTTTATTTTCGTAGCCCTCAGTTGTGGCTGGATAGGCGTATGGGTTGATTCGCTTACGGGTGAAACGACAGGTGATTTCAGTGATACCAGTAATGGTACTAGCGGAATGGGTATTTTTATCGTTGCTCCAGTGCTTACTTGGCTTCTGTTGCGCGCCTTTATGGGTGATGGTTGGCGCGATGCAGGGTTGCGTCCGCTTATCAAGAAAAACTTACGTTGGTATGGGCTGGCAACCCTTATTTACCCTGCGGTGATTGCCGTTACCCTGCTTATAGGGGAGCTTTTTGGCTGGCTAGATGTACAAATCCGGTGGACGGACTACCTTGCGGGCTTTGGTATTTTTGTAGTAGCCGAATTTGTAAAGAATTTCTTTGAAGAATCGTCGTGGCGAGGGTATCTTACCGCCCGTTTGCTCAGTTTGAATATTAAAGATGTGTGGCTTTACCTCATTGTGGGGGTAGTGTGGTGCTCGTGGCATTGGCCTTACTTTTTCTACTTTATAAAACCCGAACAGATATTTGCTGTATTCCCTTACGATAAGGTTACTTTTTGTATAATGGCATTAGTGTGCTGCATCTCCTGGACGGTGATGTATACCGAACTTTTCCGCCTTACCAAGTCGATATGGCCTGGGGTGTGGATGCACGCTATTGAGGATACCACTATCAACAGTTTGATATACGATAAGCATATTTTTATAGAAACGGGCAAACATATACTCATTTCCCCTGTTTCGGGCATAATCCCTTGTCTGCTGTTCCTTGGCGTAGGTTTATGGCTACGAAGAATTAGACTTATACAAGAACAACTCTGACATTACAAGATATTAACATTTGGTAAAATAAGATTATTCGTGTAAGATAACCGTCTCCTAAATCTCTTTCTGAGGGAATAGGAGATGGTTTTCTTTACCTTAGCGTTACTATGTTCTTTTTATTAGAGAGATATCTAAATCGCTTTCCCTCTGCCTTTCAGTCCCTACATTTTCTTCTTCCAAGATAACCAGCGAATGTTCATAGCTGGGTATGTGCACTGTGATAGCAGAGTATGCGATAGCGGAGATGTTTACTCCCTTTATTACCGTCAAAACCAGTGTTTACCACTCTTTTTTAACTTTTTATTCTCAATTACTTACATACTCTATTTCCAATTCTTCAAAAACCCTTTACTCTTCTTTCTCACCTCACTTCTCTCATAACAACCTGTGTAACTCACATACTTTTCTTTGCGAATATTTGTCATTTCCCTAAAAACACCTACCTTTGCCACCTCAGTAGCCACTAATTATTATACTTATGCCTACTTACAACAAAATATTCGAAAACAATCGTCAATGGGTAAAACACCGCAAAGAGGGCGACCCTCATTTCTTCAAGAAACTCGCCGAAGACCAAAACCCCGATTACCTCTATATAGGTTGCTCCGATAGTCGTGTAGCTGCCGAAGAGTTAATGGGTGTAGGTCCTGGTAAAGTGTTTGTACACCGCAATATTGCCAATGTAGTAAACACCCTCGATATGAGCTCTACTGCCGTGATACAATACGCCGTCGAACACCTGCAAGTAAAGCATATTGTCGTATGTGGTCATTACGATTGCGGAGGTGTAAAAGCTGCTATGCAAGCCAAAGACTTTGGTTTGTTAAACCCTTGGTTACGTACCATTCGCGATGTATACCGCTTGCATCAAGCAGAACTCGATGCCATTACTGATGCCGACCACCGTTACCGCCGTTTGGTAGAACTGAACGTAGAAGAACAGTGTTTCAATGTTACCAAAATGGCAGTTGTGCAAGAAAGTTATCTCAAACACCAATACCCTGCTGTTCACGGTTGGGTATTCGATATTCACACCGGCGAACTCATAGACCTTAATCTCGACTTCGAAGCCTTCCTTCATAAAATCCAAAAGATATACGACCTCACCGGACAAGAATGGTATAAACCCTACTAATTTCACTCAATAGTTAAAAGTCAAAAGACGTCATATATTAGCTCCAACTATTCTATGGCTACTTTACAACGAACTTATATTAAATACAATTTCTCTCAAAAACTTCTTTATAAACACCTATTCTACCACGTCTATCTTTTCGCTCCCCTAAGTCTCTCCGATAGCACCCACTTTTTTAACCTATCTCATAAAACTTTTTCACCGCCTCACCCTCGTTATTCGTCCCCCGTCATTACTTCTCTTTTCCGTCCCTACATTCCCCCTCATTGAGGAAGTCCGCGAGAGCGGAGTATGTGTAAAAGGGGGAGGTTATCCCCTATTGCTTATGCCCTAAGACCCCACACCACCCCATTTTCTCATTTCCAAATTTGCTAATTCCCTAATTATTCCTTCTCTTTTCCGTCACTACATTCCCCCTCTCCTTGGGAGAAGTCTCCGAATAGGAGAGTATGTGATTGGGGTGAGGATTCCCTTTCTTTCGCCTCGAACCCCCGTTTTTCCCATTTTTATACTCGTTGTATCATATTATGAATCAACTATTTATATACCCTTTCTATACCAATCGTCCAAGATTCGTATAAGCTTCCTATAAGCTCTCTATAAGCTAACCCCACCCTCCTTACAGCCTTTTTTCATCAAAACTCCTTTTAACTCTCTTCCGAACTCCTCCGATATCTTCCGAATCCTCCAACCCTCCATATTTGCTAATTTTCAAATTTGCTAATCTACTAATTTTTTCCCGCCCGTCGTGCTACGGCTGTCTGTGTGGCTGGCACCTTTGGCAAAGTTGATTAGTGGTATTATTGACATTTCTGGTATTATTGACATTTACCTCATTTTCTCATTCTCTCATTTTCTAATTTGCTAATTTTCCCCGCCCGTCGTGCTACGACCTCACACCCGCCTGTGTGGCTCACACTTTCTTCCTTTTTCTTTTGAAAAGTGTTAAAATTAATAATAATACACTTTCTTTTATTTTCTCCTTATCTATTGTAATTCATATGATTATCCCCTCTATTTAGCGAAGTATATAAAATTATTTAAAAATATTAGCTATAATTGTTTGGTAGATATAATAAATAGTTGTACTTTTACGCCGTAAATTTCATTTAATAGCCAAACTTATGAAAAGAAAGTATTTAACATTTGTTATGTTTGTGTTAAGTTGCTTTTTAACAACTCTTATGGCACAAACCATCTCAGTAAAAGGTAAAGTTACTGACGATAAGAAAACGCCTTTACCCGGAGTTTCCGTAGTGGTTAAAGGCTCCACGCACGGTACATCTACTGATTTTGACGGTAATTACCAAATCCAAGCCAAAGCAGGCGATGTGCTTGAGTTTAGCTTTGTAGGGTTTACTACCCAGACTAAAAAAGTTGTAGGGGGGGGGAATTCTTATACAGTTAATGTACAACTAAAAGAAGATACCCAGCAACTCAGCGAAGTGGTAGTGGTGGGGTTTGCCACTCAAAAGAAAGAAAACCTTACAGGTGCAGTAACCTCAGTAGATTCCAAAGCATTAGAGAATCGCCCCGTAAACAACGTAACCCAAGCCTTACAAGGAAACGTTTCGGGGTTGAACTTTTCGGTAGGAAATGGAGGTGGACAGTTGGATAGTAACCTTTCATTCAACATTCGCGGAACAGGTACTATTGGTTCAGGTTCTAGTGGTAGTCCGTTAGTACTTATAGATGGTATGGAAGGCGATATGAATACTTTAAATCCTAATGATATAGAAAGTATTTCGGTATTGAAAGATGCAGCTTCGGCTTCTATTTATGGGTCTCGTGCAGCTTTTGGGGTGATTTTGGTAACTACTAAATCAGGTAAAGATGGTAGAATGACAATGAATTATAGTACCAATTACCGTCTTGCCTCACCAGTAGGTATCCCTAATATGTTGGATTCAGAAAGTTTTGCTTATTACTTCAATGAAGCTCAAAAGAATAACGGAGGAGCTCCTGTATTTGAAGATCGTATTGTGCAGAATATCAAGGCATATAAAGCAGGATTGCTAAAAGATGCTACCGATTGGAACCCAACCAAAGATGGAAACGGTGCTTGGAATGACTACAAGCAAAGTTGGGCTAATGTAGATTGGTTTAAAGAGTTTTATAGAACTTCTGCTCCTTCACAAGAGCATAATTTCACAGCTCGTGGAGGTACTGAAAAGATAAAATATTACGTGTCATTAGGTTGGCTTGATGCTGAGGGATTATCTCGCTATAATACCGATAAAATGTCGCGTTATTCAGCACAAGGGAAAATATCAGCACAAATACTTCCTTATTTAAAGTTGGATTATAATTCCCGTTTTAGTCGTATAGATTTCTCCCGTTCTTCTTATTTAGGAGGATTATTTTTCCACAATATAGCAAGACGTTGGCCTACTTTGCCACTCAAAGATCCCAATGGGCATTATATGAATGGTAATGAGATAGCACAGCTTAATGAAGGACGCGATAAAACACAAAGTGATGAACTTACCCAACAATTAGCTTTGGTATTCAACCCTATAAAAGGATGGGTAACCAATGTAGAGCTCAACTATCGCACTTCTACTGTCTTTAATAATTGGTACTACTTGCCTATCTACAAATATGGCTTACACGGAGAGCCTATTGCTATCTCACGTGATGGTTCAGCACCTGCAGGTCATTCAAAAATAAGTGAAGCAGCAGGGCGTTATAACTTCTTTAATACCAATATTTATTCATCTTACACAAAAGAAATTGAAAAACATACGGTTACTGTTTTAGCAGGGTTTCAATCTGAACTAAACAAAACACGTCATTTTTGGGCTTCTCGTGATGGTTTGTACAGCAAAAACTCTCTTTCACTGAACACCTCAGGAGGAAAAAATGATGATGTAGGAGGTGATTATCAACACTGGTCAACCGCAGGTTTCTTTGGTAGGATCAACTACAATTATGACAGCAAATACTTATTGGAAGTGAATGCTCGTTATGACGGTAGTAGCCGTTTCTTGCGCGACCAACGTTGGAACTTGTTTACTTCAGCTTCTGTCGGTTGGAATATTGCCAAAGAAAGCTTTTGGGAACACCTTGGCAAATTTGGTGAAGCGGTAAGTGAGTTTAAGCTAAGAGGTTCTTATGGAGAATTGGGTAACCAAAATACTGATAGCTGGTATCCTTTCTATCAAACAATGAATATAGGGGCTAACAATGGTAATTGGCTACTCAATGGAGATAAGACCAATACAGCCTACGCTCCAGGGTTAATAGCCTCTACTCTTACCTGGGAAAAAGTAGCTTCTTGGAATGCTGGTTTTGACCTAACAGCTTTAAAAAACCGTTTTAAGTTTACTTTTGAATTGTTTAGCCGTAAAACCTATAATATGGTAGGTCCTGCACCAGAACTTCCTCCTGTATTGGGTACTTCTCCTGCTCGTATCAACAATACCGATATGGTATCAAACGGATTTGAAATTATAACCAGCTGGAATGACAAAATAGGAGAAAATTTCTCGTACAACATTAAAGCTAATCTTACCGACAGCCGTCAAAAAATTACAAAATACCCTAACAAGAATAACTCCTTAGGAAATTATTACGAAGGACAGTATTTGGGTGAAATATGGGGCTACCAAACACGTGGCATTGCTAAAACAGATGCAGAGATGACCGAATGGTTAAAAACACACGACCAAAGTGCTTTGGGTAACAACTGGGCAGCAGGTGATATAATGTATGAAGACCTCAATGGTGATGGTAAAATCAACGGAGGTTCTAATACTGTGGGTGACCCAGGTGATAGAAAAATTATAGGAAACACTACTCCTCGCTATAATTTTGGACTACTTGTTGATTTGAAATACAAAAACGTATATTTCAGTATGTTTTGGCAAGGTACAGGTAAGCGCGATTTAATCTTCAACGACTCTCCTTATTTTAGAGGAGCTAACCAAAACGTATGGCAATCAGCAGGCTTTAAAGAGCATTTAGATTACTTCCGTCCCGAAGGTACTGACAGTCCTTTTGGTACTAATGTAGATGCGTATTACCCACGTCCTACTATGGACGGTGGAGGAAAGAACTTTGTGGGTCAAACCCGTTGGGTACAAAATGCAGCCTATGTGCGTTTGAAAAATATACAATTAGGTTATGACTTCCCTTCTGATATTATGAAAACTATTGGTATAGACAATTTGCGAATTTATATCTCAGCCGATAACGTATTTACCTTTACCAAACTCTCTAAGATATTCGACCCAGAAGCCAATGGAGGTTCTTGGGGACAAGGCAAGCTATACCCTCTTTCAAGAGTGATTTCAACAGGATTAAGTTTAACCTTCTAAAAGACTAATACGATGAAAAAGATATATAAAAATATAATCATAGCTACCTTTTCGGTAGGGCTTATAGGATGTAATAAGTTTTTGGATAGAGAGCCATTATCAAACATCACTCCTCAACAGTATTTCAATACCGAATCGGATATGGCGGCATATACCATTAGTTATTATAATTTTCCTACTCACGGAGGATATAGTATAGGGCGATTCAAAGCAGATAATGGTACTGACAACCAAGCCGATAGAAGTCCTAATGCTGCATGGCTAAAAGGACAATGGCACGTACCTACTGGAACAGATGGGTATGATTTTGGGAATATCAGAGCTATCAACTATTTTATAGCAGAAGTAACCCCAAAAATAGAGGAAGGAAAAGTAGTAGGAAATCCTGCTAATATCAACCACTACTTAGGTGAAGCATACTTTTTAAGAGCTTATGAATATTTTAATCGTTTAGAAAATTACGGAGATTTTCCTATTATAAAAACAGTACTTCCCGATAATGAAGACGAGCTAATAGAAGCTTCCAAACGTCGCCCTCGCAATGAGGTAGCCCGCTTTATCTTAGAAGATTTAGACAAAGCTATCAGTTTATTAAAATCAAGTCCTGTGGAAGGTAAAAATCGTATCAGCAAAGAAGTTGCGCAGCTTTTCCGCTCGCGTGTAGCTCTTTTTGAAGGTACTTGGCTCAAATATCACAAAGGTACAGCCCACGTGCCAGGAGGTGCTGGTTGGCCAGGGGCTAATATGCCTTACTTATCAGGATTTTCTATTAACATAGACACTGAAATTAATTACTTTTTGACAGAAGCAATGACTTCTGCCAAAGCTGTAGCCGATGCTTTTCCATTAGTAACCAACAACCACAATACTACTGGTGCTGATGTATTTAGTAATCCTTATTTCAAAATGTATGGAGACAATAGTCTATCAGGCTATTCAGAAGTGTTGTTTTGGAGACAGTACAGTGCTGAAAAAAGTGTAGGACATTATACCAATGGTTTCTTGACTGGTGGTGGTAACAGTGGGTATACACGTGGTTTTGTAGATACTTTCTTGATGAAAAACGGTTTGCCTATTTACGCCAATGGTTCTGGCTACCAAGGTGATACCGATCTTACTACTGTAAAAGTAAACAGAGATGAGCGCTTGCAACTCTTTATGCGTGTACCAGGTGATTATTTGGCTGTTACTCAGCAAGTGAATAACTATCCTGACATTATCAACTCAATAGTTGAAAGAAAATCGGTAACAGGATATGACGTAAAAAAAGGATTGAATGGCGAAGCTAAGTATCTTACCGATGCAGTGCTTACTGAGACAGGTTGTATAGTATTCCGTGCTGCCGAGGCTTACCTTAACTATATTGAAGCTTGCTATGTAAAAAACAATAGCCTTGATAATGATGCTAGCCGTTATTGGAAAGCTTTACGCGCTCGTGCTGGAGTCAGTGAGGATTATAGTGCTACTATAGCCGCTACCGACCTTAACAAAGAAAACGACTGGGCGGTCTATTCAGCAGGACAAAAGGTAGATGCTACTTTGTATAATATTCGTCGTGAACGCCGTTGTGAGTTCATAGCTGAGGGAATGCGCAATAACGACCTTCGTCGTTGGCGCGCTATGGATCAGCTCCGCAATTATCAAATAGAAGGAATGAATCTTTGGACAAGTATGTATGATAAGGATACTTATAAGAATACTGATGGTACTTCTAAATTAATAGCTTTACCTGCTGCGAGTCCTAATATATCGGCAAAAGCGTTGAGCGTGTACATTCGTCCTTACCAAATTATACAACAAAATAACTTGTATTACAATGGTATTACTTGGACAAAAGCACACTACCTATCACCTATTGGTTTTGAAAACTTCTTGCGTACTTCCAAAGGCGGCAATATAGCCACTTCGGTTGTTTATCCAAATCCATATTGGCCAGCACAAGCCGATGGTATTCCTACTGAATAATGTTTAAAATAACATCTTTCATAACATAATTTTTATTGCTTAAATAGAAAAAGCTACCCCTCAAAGGTAGCTTTTCCTATTTTATAGCTATTTGCTATAAACTTTTTCATCGCCCCACCTTTCGTCATTTGTCATTCGTCTCTCGCAATTTCTTCTCCTTTCCGTCACTACATTCCCCCTCATTGAGGGGGCTAGGGGGAGGTTATCTCCTAGTGCCTGTGGCCTAAGGCCTAGTGCCTATTCTCTTTTCTTTCGCCTCGAAACCCCGTTTTTAACATTTTTTGCATTGCTGTGTTATACTATGAGTTAACCACTTATATACCCTTTCTATACCAATCGTCCAAGATTCGTATAAGCTTCCTATAAGCTCTCTATAAGCTGACCCCACCCTCCTTACACCTTTTTTTCACCAAAACTTCTCTCGGCTCTCTTCCGCTCTTTTCCGTTTCCTTCCGAATCCTCCTAACAGTCCCCAACACATCGCTTTTTCATCTCAACCTTTGCCAAAGTTAATCGCCCGTCGTGCTACGGCTGCCTGTGTGGCTGGCACCTTTGCCAAAGTTGAATAGTGGTATTATTGACATTTCTGGTATTATTGGCATTTACCTCATTTTCTCATTTTCTCATTTTCTCATTCTCTAATTTTCTCATTCTCTTTAAATTATTTTAAACTCAAAATTCTGTTCTCATATTTCTTGCACAATTCAAAAAAAGAAAGTACATTTGTAGCCGTTAATAACCCATAAAATTTCATATTATGCCCTATTTATTTTACATTTTATTCTTTTTTGTATTAGTATTTTTACTATCTACTTTCTTCACCGTGCGCCAACAAACCGCCGTGTCAGTAGAACGTTTCGGTAAATTCGAAAGCATTCGTCATTCGGGTTTACAAATGAAAATACCTATCATCGATAAAGTAGCCGCTCGCATCAGCCTCAAAATCCAACAGCTCGATGTCATTGTCGAAACCAAAACTTTGGACGATGTATTCGTCAAAATCAAAGTATCAGTACAGTTCGTGGTGATTAAAGAAAAAGTATACGATGCCATTTACAAGCTCGAATACCCACACGACCAGATTACCAGCTATGTATTCGACGTAGTCCGCGCCGAAGTCCCTAAGATGAAACTCGACGATGTATTCGTTAAGAAAGACGATATCGCCATCGCCGTAAAACGCGAAGTACAAGAATCGATGGAAACTTACGGTTACGACATCA is from Capnocytophaga ochracea DSM 7271 and encodes:
- a CDS encoding glutamine--tRNA ligase/YqeY domain fusion protein, translated to MSEELKEQRSNNFIENIIEEDLAKGFPASALRFRFPPEPNGYLHLGHASSICLNFGLGLRYNAPVNLRFDDTNPSKEEQEYVDAIRHDVAWLGYKWDKECYASDYFQELYDWAVMLIKQGKAYVDKQTSEEIAAQKGTPTVAGTESPYRNTSPEENLALFERMKNGEFENGTYVLRAKIDMASPNMLMRDPIIYRIMNASHHRTGDKWHIYPMYDWAHGESDYLEQISHSLCTLEFLPHRELYDWFLDQVIPTPALPKGEGSNIPPTPLQRGSVRPKQREFARRNLSHTIVSKRKLLQLVTENYVAGWDDPRMPTISGLRRRGYTPEAIRKFADTIGIAKRENLIDVSLLEFCVREDLNKKANRVMAVLDPVKVVITNYPEGQEEWLDAENNPEVTPMTYRKVPFSRELYIERDDFREEADKKYFRLKLGGEVRLKNAYIIKAESVVKDAQGNITEIHCTYDPDSRSGSGTEASMRKVKGTLHWVSVAHAIEAEARLYDRLFTVAEPDRQEDSFLNYINPNSLKIVTTYVEPSLKTAEAGDTVQFQRLGYFSVDPDTTSEKLVFNKTVGLKDTWAKISE
- a CDS encoding response regulator transcription factor, giving the protein MLFELTFGTDIQLTPLEKEMLLLANEGMFSKKISEKLNISVHTINRHRQNILEKLQVDNIVEAIAFAKRMRAIG
- a CDS encoding LuxR C-terminal-related transcriptional regulator: MTTDKSIEEIAQEYIPHLKILEEAGSFAVFLLDRFGRYYYVTEYVTEDIQASDKLNIEKLVYPDDLEVVRRIDKKVWEFLDTLPEEEKLTYKYIYEMRVLDRGKYVRMIYQMRILAFKDDNFLGMGIIDLAPEQSANTSVRFQIKNCLTDEIVPFAIESATNTLLTPREREILALAKEGMFSKEISEKLNISVHTVNRHRQNILEKLQVGNIIEAIRS
- a CDS encoding CPBP family intramembrane glutamic endopeptidase gives rise to the protein MKNQTRTIRNLCIFIFVALSCGWIGVWVDSLTGETTGDFSDTSNGTSGMGIFIVAPVLTWLLLRAFMGDGWRDAGLRPLIKKNLRWYGLATLIYPAVIAVTLLIGELFGWLDVQIRWTDYLAGFGIFVVAEFVKNFFEESSWRGYLTARLLSLNIKDVWLYLIVGVVWCSWHWPYFFYFIKPEQIFAVFPYDKVTFCIMALVCCISWTVMYTELFRLTKSIWPGVWMHAIEDTTINSLIYDKHIFIETGKHILISPVSGIIPCLLFLGVGLWLRRIRLIQEQL
- a CDS encoding carbonic anhydrase; translation: MPTYNKIFENNRQWVKHRKEGDPHFFKKLAEDQNPDYLYIGCSDSRVAAEELMGVGPGKVFVHRNIANVVNTLDMSSTAVIQYAVEHLQVKHIVVCGHYDCGGVKAAMQAKDFGLLNPWLRTIRDVYRLHQAELDAITDADHRYRRLVELNVEEQCFNVTKMAVVQESYLKHQYPAVHGWVFDIHTGELIDLNLDFEAFLHKIQKIYDLTGQEWYKPY